The proteins below are encoded in one region of Candidatus Moraniibacteriota bacterium:
- the greA gene encoding transcription elongation factor GreA yields the protein MARIFTEEGLKKLNTELDERKLKIRHEIATAIKEAKEQGDLSENAEYSEAKHSQNENEARIAELEAMLKDSIVTKKQKSSSTVGIGSKIEVKVSSKTLFFEIVGSNEVDPANGKISNESPLGKEFIGKEKGDTIEVKVPAGVISYKIISIE from the coding sequence ATGGCAAGGATTTTTACTGAAGAAGGTCTGAAAAAATTGAATACGGAACTTGATGAGCGCAAACTCAAAATTCGTCATGAAATTGCTACTGCTATCAAAGAAGCGAAAGAGCAGGGTGATCTCTCTGAAAACGCAGAATACAGTGAAGCAAAACATAGTCAGAATGAAAATGAGGCTCGTATTGCAGAGCTTGAAGCAATGCTCAAGGATTCTATCGTGACCAAAAAGCAGAAAAGCTCCTCTACGGTTGGCATTGGTTCAAAAATAGAGGTCAAGGTAAGTAGTAAGACTCTTTTTTTCGAGATAGTCGGTTCCAATGAAGTTGATCCGGCAAACGGTAAAATTTCCAACGAATCTCCTCTCGGGAAAGAATTTATCGGAAAAGAGAAAGGGGATACGATAGAAGTAAAGGTCCCAGCAGGTGTGATCAGTTACAAGATTATCTCCATCGAATAA
- the serS gene encoding serine--tRNA ligase, whose translation MLDIQFIKNNREEVEKAIQAKHSSLDLTVLLAKSEERVLLIQDIEELKSLKNDINDLIHQAKSEEERVEIIAKGKDIKMKLDEKEPLFEEVKKEYDELMAQVPNIISGDTPIGTSEEQNVETFNSGAVPTFDFIPRTHIELGMMLDIIDFERGTKVSGYRGYYLKNEGMLLVMGLMMYAVQKLVSKGYTPMIPPTLVKGFPLFGSGYFKGAQYDGAIDEIYQVATSDKEADGSLAKEEKFLVGTAEPSLLAYYSGEVLEEKNLPVKFAGFSQCYRSEIGSYGKDTKGMYRVHEFMKVEQVVITTADMSSVDALQDEMIAISEEMHQELGLPYRKIQICSGDMSAGKYRAFDLEAWMPGMNRYGETGSASNFLDWQSRRLNVKYKDATTGERKYAFMLNNTALPSPRILIAILENYQNADGSVSVPEVLQPFVGKAVIEAKKG comes from the coding sequence ATGCTCGATATTCAATTCATCAAAAATAATAGAGAAGAAGTAGAGAAAGCGATTCAAGCGAAACACAGCTCACTTGATCTGACGGTACTTCTCGCGAAATCAGAAGAGCGAGTACTTCTTATCCAAGATATTGAAGAATTAAAATCACTCAAGAATGATATCAATGATCTGATTCATCAAGCAAAATCAGAAGAGGAGCGTGTCGAAATCATTGCCAAAGGAAAAGATATCAAGATGAAACTCGATGAGAAAGAGCCTCTCTTTGAAGAAGTGAAGAAAGAATATGATGAGCTCATGGCACAGGTGCCAAATATTATTTCAGGAGATACACCGATCGGAACGAGTGAGGAACAGAATGTCGAAACCTTCAATTCTGGAGCAGTGCCTACATTTGATTTTATCCCACGTACACATATAGAACTCGGTATGATGCTCGATATTATCGACTTTGAGCGCGGAACGAAAGTGTCTGGGTATCGTGGATATTATCTGAAGAATGAAGGCATGCTTCTTGTGATGGGACTCATGATGTATGCTGTGCAAAAACTCGTTTCCAAGGGATACACACCAATGATTCCCCCAACACTCGTGAAAGGATTCCCTCTTTTTGGCAGTGGATATTTCAAGGGCGCACAGTATGATGGTGCTATTGATGAGATTTATCAGGTGGCGACCTCAGACAAGGAGGCTGATGGGAGCCTTGCTAAAGAAGAAAAATTTTTGGTAGGCACTGCCGAGCCATCGCTTCTCGCATACTATTCCGGAGAAGTCTTGGAGGAAAAAAATCTCCCAGTCAAATTTGCTGGTTTCAGTCAGTGTTACCGTAGTGAAATCGGGAGTTATGGCAAGGATACCAAAGGAATGTATCGCGTGCACGAGTTTATGAAAGTAGAACAAGTAGTTATTACTACCGCCGATATGTCATCTGTCGATGCTTTGCAGGATGAAATGATAGCGATCTCCGAAGAAATGCATCAGGAACTCGGCCTGCCATATCGTAAGATACAAATCTGTAGTGGTGATATGAGTGCTGGGAAATATCGAGCATTTGATCTCGAAGCCTGGATGCCGGGAATGAATCGCTATGGTGAGACAGGTTCTGCATCCAATTTTCTTGATTGGCAGTCTCGTCGTCTCAATGTGAAATACAAAGATGCTACGACAGGGGAACGAAAATACGCTTTTATGCTCAATAACACTGCGCTTCCGAGTCCGCGTATTCTCATCGCTATCCTCGAAAATTATCAGAATGCCGACGGGAGTGTTTCTGTTCCAGAAGTCCTGCAACCATTTGTTGGAAAAGCAGTGATAGAAGCGAAGAAAGGGTGA
- the mrdA gene encoding penicillin-binding protein 2, with translation MPLFINRNEYKIQKHGMEIDDAVLTITEGDADKIEWPLNRSLLTFFWFLIIFVFIGFGGRVFYLNVIKGAEYQGIAENNSLRKIVIPAPRGIIYDRFGKQLVSNIPSMDIVLIPLDIPKDQVEQERIKSVLLATFSLDHAVLDDIFQKLDRRSLEPIILKEQIDQEETILFLSRARELPGINLYKTTKRQYADSLIFSHILGYEGKIRKEDLISHPGYLVTDSLGKQGIEKSYETSLHGTNGFQQAEVDSLGHIKKELGIVQPLLGSDLILNIDAELQKKIFDDLQTWLEKKNLKQAAVIAMDPRDGAVRALVSFPSYDNNLFVGGISSKEYKMLIDDPALPLFNRAISGEYPPGSTIKPVVAAAALKEGVVNEHREIESRGGISIGKFFFGDWRVNGFTDIRRAIAVSSDVFFYAIGGGYGGVSGLGMDRMKKYENLFGYGSKTNIDIPGEADGFIPDPQWKKDVIGERWYIGDDYHASIGQGFITATPLQILNSISAIANNGTLYVPKVVAQIRSANGVVTPILPEIVRKDFMDTNILRIVREGMRKTVTEGTAQSLQTLPIEVAGKTGTAQFGNEEKTHGWFVSFAPFEQPTLSMIVLVEGQGEEGYNAVPLTQSVYDWYFSQSNSHE, from the coding sequence ATGCCACTTTTTATCAACAGAAATGAATACAAAATACAGAAACATGGAATGGAAATAGACGATGCCGTTTTGACGATTACGGAAGGTGATGCTGACAAAATCGAATGGCCACTCAATCGTTCTCTTCTGACGTTTTTTTGGTTTCTTATCATTTTTGTTTTTATTGGTTTTGGAGGACGTGTTTTCTATCTCAATGTTATCAAAGGGGCAGAATATCAGGGAATCGCTGAAAACAACAGTCTACGAAAAATCGTCATACCTGCTCCTCGTGGTATCATCTATGATCGTTTTGGAAAACAGCTCGTATCAAATATTCCGAGTATGGACATCGTACTGATTCCTCTCGATATACCGAAAGATCAGGTAGAACAGGAGAGAATCAAAAGTGTGCTTCTTGCAACTTTTTCTCTCGATCACGCAGTGCTGGATGACATTTTTCAGAAACTGGATCGACGATCTCTCGAACCAATCATTTTGAAGGAACAAATAGATCAAGAAGAAACGATTTTGTTTTTGAGTCGAGCCCGAGAACTTCCAGGTATCAATCTCTACAAAACAACCAAACGACAATATGCAGACAGTCTCATTTTCTCTCATATCCTCGGGTACGAAGGAAAAATTCGGAAAGAAGATCTGATTTCGCATCCGGGGTATCTCGTGACAGATTCTCTTGGTAAACAAGGTATTGAAAAAAGTTATGAGACCTCGCTTCATGGCACTAACGGATTTCAGCAAGCCGAAGTAGATTCTCTGGGTCATATCAAGAAGGAACTTGGAATAGTCCAGCCTCTTTTAGGGAGTGACCTCATTCTCAATATTGATGCAGAATTACAGAAAAAGATTTTTGATGATCTGCAAACATGGCTCGAAAAGAAAAATTTGAAACAAGCTGCTGTGATTGCTATGGATCCAAGAGATGGCGCTGTTCGTGCTCTTGTTAGTTTCCCGAGTTATGACAATAATCTTTTTGTAGGAGGGATCTCATCCAAAGAATACAAAATGCTTATCGATGACCCCGCTCTCCCGTTGTTTAACCGTGCGATTTCGGGAGAGTATCCTCCTGGATCGACGATCAAGCCCGTGGTCGCTGCTGCTGCCCTGAAAGAAGGTGTCGTCAATGAACACAGAGAAATAGAAAGTCGTGGAGGTATCAGTATTGGAAAATTTTTCTTCGGTGATTGGAGAGTCAACGGTTTTACCGATATCAGAAGAGCGATTGCTGTCTCAAGCGACGTTTTCTTTTATGCGATCGGTGGTGGATATGGAGGAGTATCTGGTCTCGGAATGGATCGGATGAAAAAATATGAAAACCTTTTTGGGTATGGAAGCAAGACAAATATCGATATACCAGGTGAGGCTGACGGATTCATTCCTGATCCACAATGGAAGAAAGATGTTATCGGTGAACGTTGGTATATTGGTGATGACTATCATGCTTCTATTGGTCAGGGATTTATTACCGCCACTCCTCTCCAAATACTCAACTCTATCTCTGCGATTGCAAATAATGGTACGTTGTATGTACCGAAGGTTGTCGCTCAGATACGTTCTGCTAATGGTGTTGTGACCCCTATTCTTCCAGAAATAGTGCGAAAAGATTTTATGGATACGAATATTTTACGCATTGTTCGTGAAGGAATGAGGAAGACGGTCACAGAGGGAACTGCTCAGTCACTTCAGACTTTGCCGATAGAGGTTGCTGGCAAAACAGGGACAGCGCAATTCGGTAATGAGGAAAAAACACACGGATGGTTTGTGTCATTTGCTCCATTTGAACAGCCGACACTGTCGATGATTGTCCTTGTAGAGGGACAGGGAGAAGAAGGGTACAATGCAGTACCTCTGACCCAATCAGTCTATGATTGGTATTTTTCTCAATCTAATTCGCATGAATAA
- the mreC gene encoding rod shape-determining protein MreC, whose product MIVQRKFTETKFFRALILFCIVWVSVEMSPAWIFAPVQSVVMTVIYPVQKVFSVMAFEFSALYTFFGSIGELKDENIRLEKERLSLVVENAQYADVQRENDELRKEIGLLPREKFDLRAATVIGRDVSGMGNWISIDKGANTGMKEGMSVIVDKGIFVGRIVEVFPASARVMLLSNGESLISGVSVESEAKGIVKGEYGLGLILDMVLQKDTIKVGDTIITSGLGGDVPRGLVIGTLQNIHLSSDKLFQKATIVPPLRFDQMRYVFVIQNVF is encoded by the coding sequence ATGATCGTACAGAGAAAATTTACTGAAACAAAGTTTTTTCGAGCATTGATTCTGTTTTGTATAGTATGGGTCTCTGTTGAAATGAGTCCGGCATGGATATTTGCTCCTGTACAGAGTGTGGTAATGACAGTAATCTATCCTGTACAGAAAGTATTTTCGGTGATGGCTTTTGAATTCAGTGCTCTCTATACTTTTTTTGGCTCCATCGGTGAACTCAAAGATGAGAATATACGCCTCGAGAAAGAGCGTCTATCGTTAGTAGTAGAGAATGCACAATATGCTGATGTACAGAGAGAAAATGATGAGTTACGAAAAGAAATAGGATTACTCCCGAGAGAGAAATTTGATCTTCGCGCAGCCACAGTGATTGGTCGAGACGTCTCTGGTATGGGAAATTGGATCTCTATTGATAAGGGCGCAAATACTGGCATGAAAGAAGGAATGTCCGTTATTGTCGACAAGGGTATATTTGTTGGGAGAATAGTAGAAGTATTTCCAGCCAGTGCACGAGTGATGCTTCTCTCGAATGGAGAGAGTCTTATTAGCGGTGTCTCTGTCGAAAGTGAAGCAAAAGGAATTGTGAAGGGAGAATATGGACTCGGTCTTATACTCGATATGGTGTTGCAAAAGGATACTATCAAAGTCGGTGATACTATCATCACATCAGGACTCGGTGGTGATGTGCCAAGAGGATTGGTGATAGGGACCTTGCAGAATATTCATCTCTCGAGCGACAAGCTATTTCAAAAAGCAACGATTGTACCTCCTCTTCGATTTGATCAAATGCGATATGTCTTTGTTATACAGAATGTCTTTTAA
- the rseP gene encoding RIP metalloprotease RseP: MLTALIFLVVLGSLVLVHELGHFIVARRNGIKADEFGFGFPPRMFGVVKDDATGRYKIIWGSKEVESPHTVYSFNWLPLGGFVKIKGEDGQNQEQDSFGSKPAWIRVKVLGAGVFMNFVLAWVLISIVFMLGSAQPIDPSDRTQYPDAKIQILEVKKGTPAEAMGLQLGDEVLSIAGEHISSLAQVTDIIQKNKGKNIEMTINRLGTDMTLSGTPRTDYPPTEGSLGISFSETAVIAYPWYLAFWHGLEATYNITVAILQAFGTMIAGLFGEQTGAPVDVTGPVGIVYLTKQMSDLGISYLLQFAALLSINLGIINILPIPALDGGRILFVLIEKLKGTPVSRRTEGMIHQVGFILLLLLMLFITIKDFSNFRILEKIGALFS, encoded by the coding sequence ATGCTTACCGCCCTCATTTTTCTCGTTGTACTCGGATCTCTCGTGCTTGTTCATGAACTTGGTCATTTCATTGTGGCTCGTCGTAATGGTATCAAAGCTGATGAGTTTGGTTTCGGTTTCCCTCCACGGATGTTTGGAGTAGTGAAGGATGATGCCACAGGACGCTACAAAATAATTTGGGGAAGCAAGGAAGTGGAGAGCCCTCATACCGTCTACTCTTTCAATTGGCTACCGCTTGGTGGTTTTGTGAAAATCAAGGGCGAAGATGGTCAGAATCAAGAACAAGACAGTTTTGGTTCCAAGCCAGCATGGATACGCGTGAAGGTACTTGGCGCAGGAGTTTTCATGAACTTTGTTCTTGCGTGGGTACTGATTTCTATCGTGTTTATGCTCGGATCGGCACAGCCTATCGATCCTTCAGATCGTACGCAATATCCGGATGCTAAAATTCAGATTCTTGAAGTAAAGAAAGGGACACCAGCAGAAGCAATGGGACTCCAACTCGGAGATGAAGTACTTTCGATTGCAGGGGAGCATATCTCATCGCTTGCGCAAGTGACTGATATCATCCAAAAAAATAAAGGAAAAAATATTGAGATGACGATCAATCGTCTCGGTACAGATATGACTCTTTCAGGAACGCCTCGGACGGATTACCCTCCTACCGAAGGGAGTCTCGGTATTTCTTTTTCAGAAACAGCAGTCATTGCTTATCCGTGGTACCTCGCTTTCTGGCACGGACTTGAAGCAACATACAATATAACCGTCGCTATCTTGCAGGCGTTTGGTACAATGATAGCGGGACTTTTCGGTGAGCAGACGGGTGCTCCAGTTGATGTGACTGGTCCAGTAGGTATCGTATATCTGACGAAACAGATGAGCGATCTCGGTATTTCTTACCTACTCCAGTTTGCAGCGCTTCTCTCTATCAATCTCGGTATTATAAACATCCTGCCTATTCCTGCTCTCGATGGCGGACGAATACTTTTTGTTCTCATCGAAAAATTGAAAGGAACGCCTGTGAGTCGTCGGACAGAAGGGATGATTCATCAAGTGGGATTTATTCTCCTCCTCCTTCTTATGCTCTTCATCACTATCAAAGATTTCTCCAACTTTCGTATTTTAGAGAAAATTGGTGCTCTTTTCTCGTAG
- a CDS encoding rod shape-determining protein, whose protein sequence is MFQFDRFFKNFQKTVIDRFFSHLTQDIGIDLGTANILVYVKGKGIMINEPSVVAVNQRTGQILAIGREAKKMVGKTPSHIVATRPLVDGVVSDFEVTQQMLRYFINKVTAENFSFLRRPRVLIGIPSGVTQVEKRAVIEAGLNAGARQVFLIDEPMAAAIGARLPVINATGNMVVDIGGGTTEIAVISLGGVVLSRSLRIAGDEMNEDIVRYSRDEFNILIGEKTAEEVKIAIGNAYPQQERLTFPLRGRDLVSGLPKEVIATDEHIREALSRSTRIIVNSIKTIVEETPPELLSDIMYRGIILAGGGSLIKGLDKLIANQTGIPVRLMEDPLTAVVRGTGIVLDDMEHLQEVLVEESENRPIG, encoded by the coding sequence ATGTTTCAATTTGATCGTTTTTTCAAGAATTTTCAGAAAACAGTTATTGATCGTTTTTTCAGTCATTTGACTCAAGATATCGGTATTGACCTCGGTACAGCCAATATTTTGGTCTATGTCAAAGGGAAAGGTATCATGATCAACGAGCCGTCTGTAGTAGCAGTGAATCAGCGCACAGGACAGATTCTTGCTATTGGACGTGAAGCCAAGAAGATGGTAGGAAAAACACCAAGCCATATTGTTGCCACACGTCCTCTTGTTGATGGCGTCGTGAGTGATTTCGAAGTGACTCAGCAGATGCTTCGTTATTTCATCAACAAAGTAACAGCTGAAAACTTTTCTTTTCTGCGTCGACCACGAGTACTGATTGGTATACCGTCAGGAGTGACGCAAGTAGAAAAGCGTGCTGTTATTGAGGCGGGACTGAATGCAGGCGCTCGTCAGGTATTTCTCATAGATGAACCTATGGCAGCAGCCATCGGCGCTCGTCTCCCAGTGATCAACGCTACAGGAAATATGGTAGTAGATATCGGTGGTGGGACAACAGAAATCGCAGTGATTTCATTGGGAGGTGTTGTGCTCTCACGGAGTCTCCGTATCGCAGGAGATGAGATGAATGAAGATATCGTCAGATACAGTCGTGATGAATTCAATATTTTGATCGGCGAGAAAACTGCTGAAGAAGTGAAGATTGCTATTGGTAATGCGTATCCACAACAGGAACGATTGACGTTTCCTCTCCGTGGTCGCGATCTCGTTTCTGGATTACCAAAAGAGGTGATTGCTACAGACGAACATATCAGAGAAGCTCTTTCTCGATCGACACGTATCATCGTCAATAGTATCAAAACGATTGTTGAAGAAACTCCTCCAGAGTTGCTCTCAGACATCATGTATCGAGGCATCATTCTTGCAGGAGGAGGGAGCCTTATCAAAGGTCTTGATAAACTTATCGCCAATCAAACGGGTATTCCTGTGCGTCTCATGGAAGATCCTCTGACCGCAGTGGTGCGTGGTACGGGTATTGTTCTTGATGATATGGAACATTTGCAGGAAGTGCTTGTCGAAGAATCCGAAAACAGGCCAATCGGATAG
- the lysS gene encoding lysine--tRNA ligase has protein sequence MREDIVATKKEKLTQLIKSFGTAYPETVFRTHTSQEIVDQFESLSNTEQKVSVVGRVRSLRVMGKIAFCHLEDGFGQVQGFFSLETLGEDMFQLFKKSVEMGDFLSVTGTVFLTKQNEKSVRVESWQMLSKSLRPIPTEFYGLKDEEELLRRRYLDLLANQETRDLFVKKNIFWQTIRTTLAEEKFLEVQTPVLEHIPGGAEAEPFITHHNALDQDFYLRISLELALKRLLVGGYERVFEIGRVFRNEGIDREHLQEFDHMEFYAAYMNMEQGMALTEKLYQNVARAVCGDTMQSTHEGNVIDWSKPFPRVDYFTEFQKETGLDLSSDISLETLREKADELHIKYEPSAGKGRMIDTIYKKTVRQKLIQPCFLVGQPIEVSPLAKKDPSDPRKALRFQPVVVKSEVGNGFAELNDPIDQRLRFEEQMKLRDAGDAEGMMFDEDFLQALEYGMPPACGFGLSERLFAILMDRSVRETVIFPPVKTKEE, from the coding sequence ATGCGTGAAGATATTGTTGCGACAAAAAAAGAGAAACTGACTCAATTGATAAAATCATTCGGTACCGCATATCCGGAGACAGTATTTCGCACTCATACGAGTCAGGAGATAGTTGATCAGTTTGAGAGTCTCTCAAATACCGAACAAAAAGTATCGGTAGTGGGACGCGTGCGGTCACTTCGTGTGATGGGAAAAATCGCTTTTTGTCATCTCGAAGATGGTTTCGGACAAGTACAAGGATTCTTTTCTCTCGAAACTCTCGGAGAAGATATGTTTCAGCTGTTCAAGAAATCAGTAGAAATGGGAGATTTTTTGTCTGTAACAGGCACAGTTTTTTTGACGAAACAAAATGAGAAAAGTGTGCGTGTCGAATCATGGCAAATGCTCTCGAAATCACTTCGTCCCATCCCGACAGAATTTTATGGATTGAAAGATGAAGAAGAGCTTCTCCGTCGTCGTTATCTCGATTTGCTCGCAAACCAAGAGACGAGAGATCTTTTTGTGAAGAAAAATATTTTTTGGCAAACAATTCGTACAACACTCGCCGAGGAGAAATTCCTCGAGGTGCAGACACCCGTACTCGAACACATCCCAGGAGGCGCAGAAGCAGAACCATTCATCACTCATCACAACGCTCTCGATCAAGATTTCTATTTGCGTATCTCTCTCGAATTGGCTCTAAAACGATTGCTCGTCGGTGGGTATGAGCGAGTATTCGAGATCGGACGAGTTTTCCGTAATGAGGGTATTGACCGAGAACACTTGCAAGAATTCGATCACATGGAGTTTTATGCCGCCTATATGAATATGGAACAGGGGATGGCACTGACAGAGAAGCTATATCAAAACGTCGCTCGTGCCGTGTGTGGTGACACGATGCAATCGACGCATGAAGGTAACGTAATTGATTGGAGTAAACCCTTTCCTCGAGTGGATTATTTTACGGAGTTTCAGAAAGAAACAGGCCTCGACCTTTCCTCAGATATCAGCCTCGAGACACTCCGAGAAAAAGCGGATGAACTTCATATCAAATACGAACCATCAGCTGGCAAAGGTCGAATGATTGATACGATCTACAAGAAAACGGTGCGACAGAAATTGATCCAGCCGTGTTTCCTCGTGGGTCAGCCGATAGAAGTTTCACCGCTTGCCAAGAAAGATCCAAGTGATCCGAGAAAGGCACTTCGTTTTCAGCCAGTAGTGGTGAAGAGTGAGGTGGGAAACGGTTTTGCAGAACTGAATGATCCAATCGATCAACGTCTACGATTTGAAGAACAGATGAAGCTCCGTGATGCTGGTGATGCCGAAGGTATGATGTTTGATGAAGACTTCCTTCAGGCACTGGAATATGGTATGCCTCCGGCGTGTGGTTTTGGTTTGAGCGAGCGATTGTTTGCCATTCTTATGGATCGTTCTGTACGAGAGACCGTTATTTTTCCTCCAGTGAAAACAAAAGAAGAATAA
- a CDS encoding LysM domain-containing protein, with product MIIKMIATFLVVLFAFFGTANAEVYTVKAGDTLSKVAGKNWKAVCLANSLRDCSKIFVGQRLELSVPVRSVKTVNKSPAEFRWTHVGGAPLTNCGGKSANVLNEEAWMSLGLTESEKQDLHAMITRREHRNTFIQPGERYEAVAFCKNGSVSFKHNVITAWAPGSVVVLARTYVLTTGRKLHWVRNCNNWVLDTPVVSTPPVIMVPPKEVPVAEPEIIAPFHVTPAEVAGKPRCEAQAGAGVHANQVYQGQWLYGETICYIWQNGEWQAGPGLYAMYGSGDSLTSAYHGQELGYGVQFGAQKNWVNDRNRLTTFDLKLRLLRDKSWGENPESGYSFTQNGYKLGAYAGYTERLNKEGDLAGIVGEYWKSFGQSVSSTWAGQPVQDRGSVSLSGFYETKLSDDDKWRQRLIGGWAFTNWDEQHWLKATYEVRYDKWLMFGPQLSVPLGISHLNQPLTSGDLTTVGAFVRVELGGKVREADAKSRDGQLDFISAIMEASSSPPE from the coding sequence ATGATCATTAAAATGATCGCCACCTTCTTGGTGGTACTGTTTGCCTTCTTCGGAACGGCGAATGCGGAAGTGTATACGGTGAAAGCCGGTGATACATTGAGCAAGGTGGCTGGAAAAAATTGGAAAGCGGTCTGTCTGGCGAATAGCCTGCGAGACTGCTCCAAGATTTTTGTCGGACAACGCCTCGAGCTCAGCGTACCTGTGCGCAGTGTCAAAACTGTGAACAAGTCGCCAGCAGAGTTTCGCTGGACACATGTCGGCGGTGCTCCACTCACAAATTGTGGTGGCAAATCCGCAAACGTTCTAAACGAAGAGGCGTGGATGAGTCTGGGTCTCACAGAGAGTGAGAAACAGGACCTCCATGCGATGATCACTCGTCGTGAACATCGCAACACGTTCATCCAACCAGGGGAACGTTATGAGGCAGTGGCATTTTGCAAGAATGGCTCCGTGTCGTTCAAGCACAATGTCATCACTGCATGGGCTCCTGGCTCGGTGGTCGTACTGGCTCGGACGTATGTCCTCACTACAGGAAGGAAACTTCACTGGGTGAGGAACTGCAACAACTGGGTGCTCGATACTCCCGTAGTGTCGACTCCACCAGTGATCATGGTACCTCCCAAAGAAGTGCCTGTTGCAGAGCCGGAGATTATTGCTCCGTTTCATGTGACCCCTGCAGAAGTAGCAGGCAAGCCACGTTGTGAGGCTCAAGCCGGTGCCGGCGTCCATGCCAATCAGGTCTATCAAGGCCAGTGGCTCTACGGCGAAACCATTTGCTACATCTGGCAGAATGGTGAATGGCAAGCCGGTCCCGGGCTCTACGCTATGTATGGCAGTGGCGATTCACTCACCTCTGCTTACCACGGGCAGGAACTCGGTTACGGCGTTCAATTTGGTGCCCAGAAAAATTGGGTGAACGATCGGAACCGTCTCACGACATTCGATCTGAAACTCCGTTTGCTCCGTGACAAGTCTTGGGGTGAAAATCCTGAGTCAGGTTACAGCTTTACTCAGAATGGGTACAAGTTGGGTGCGTACGCGGGCTACACCGAACGGTTGAACAAAGAGGGCGACCTCGCTGGTATCGTAGGTGAATATTGGAAGTCCTTCGGTCAGAGCGTCAGCTCGACCTGGGCAGGACAACCCGTCCAAGACCGTGGCTCCGTCAGTCTGTCTGGCTTCTATGAAACGAAGCTCTCAGATGATGACAAGTGGCGTCAACGGTTGATCGGCGGTTGGGCGTTCACCAACTGGGACGAACAGCATTGGCTCAAGGCGACGTACGAAGTACGGTACGACAAGTGGCTGATGTTTGGTCCACAGCTGAGTGTACCTTTGGGCATCAGCCATCTGAATCAGCCACTCACTTCCGGAGACCTGACCACTGTCGGCGCGTTCGTACGTGTTGAGCTCGGTGGCAAGGTCCGCGAAGCTGATGCCAAGAGCAGGGATGGTCAACTTGACTTCATCTCTGCCATAATGGAAGCTTCCTCTAGTCCACCCGAATAA
- the frr gene encoding ribosome recycling factor, with product MIKELIAVEIPNFENAVEHFANESSKIRTGRAQPSLVENLMVDYYGTKTPLKQIANIMIPEARQILIQPWDKGSLALIEAAFRESDLGLNPNNDGVALRITLPALTEDRRHDFVKTLNAKAEEGRIAIRTVREGIWKDIQDKEKSGEISEDDKFQGKDELQKVVDEYNQKLEDIREKKEKDILTV from the coding sequence ATGATCAAAGAATTGATTGCTGTGGAAATACCGAATTTCGAAAATGCTGTCGAACATTTTGCTAATGAATCATCCAAGATCCGCACCGGCAGAGCTCAGCCGAGTCTCGTCGAAAATCTGATGGTGGATTATTATGGTACAAAGACACCTCTCAAGCAAATAGCAAATATTATGATACCAGAGGCGAGACAAATCCTCATTCAGCCGTGGGACAAAGGAAGTTTGGCACTGATTGAGGCTGCTTTCCGTGAGTCTGATCTCGGACTCAATCCAAATAACGATGGCGTCGCCCTCCGTATCACCCTTCCTGCACTCACCGAAGATCGTCGTCATGATTTTGTCAAAACGCTCAACGCCAAAGCCGAAGAAGGTCGTATTGCTATCCGTACCGTTCGTGAGGGTATCTGGAAAGATATCCAGGATAAAGAAAAATCTGGTGAAATATCTGAGGATGATAAATTTCAAGGAAAAGATGAATTACAGAAAGTGGTGGATGAATATAATCAGAAACTCGAAGACATCCGTGAGAAAAAAGAGAAAGACATACTCACAGTATAA